The stretch of DNA TTTAAGGCTAATCCCCTTTGAGTGTGTTAAATAAATCTTAATAAATCGCATCTGTCTTCAATATTCATATCTTTAAAGCTTTAATTTTTTAATTAACTACTCTATATGAATAAAATGTATCTGGCTATACTCGCTTTTTTGTGTAGCATATCTTTTTTTGCTCAAGATTATTTTCCAAAAAATAGCGGTGTAAGTACAAACAATACAAATTATACAGCCTTAACTAATGCCAAAATTTTTATTACTCCTACGCAAGTTATTGAAAATGGAACCTTATTAATAAAAGACGGTAAAGTTCTAAGTACAGGAACTTCAGTTGTAATTCCTAAAAACACAAATATTATTGATGTTTCAGGAAAAAGTATATATCCTTCTTTTATTGACATATATTCAGATTTTGGAGTTAAAAAGCCTCAACCGGCGCCAAGAAGTCAAACGCCGCAATACGAAGCTAGTAGAACAGGATATTATTGGAATGACCATATTATGCCTGAAAACAAAACTATAAGCAAGTTTAATTATGATTCTAAAAAAGCCAACGAACTTATTAAAGCAGGTTTTGGTGTTGTAAATACACATATTCATGATGGTATTGTTAGAGGGAGTGGAACTTTGGTTGCTTTAAATAATCATAGTGGTAACGAAACTAGGGTTATTGCCGAAAAATCTGGTCAATATCTATCAGGAAGAAAAAGTGTGACCTCTAGACAAGTTTACCCAACTTCTCCAATGGGAGCTTTAGCTTTACTTCGTCAAATGTACTTAGACGCAGATTGGTATGCACAAGGCCATAGCAAAACAAAAGACTTATCGCTTGAAGCATTAAACAACAACAAAGACCTTGTTCAGATTATAGAAGCTGGCAGTAGAGCAAATGTTTTAAGAGCTGATAAAATAGGTGATGAAAATGGTATTCAGTATGTCATTCTTGGAGGAGGTGATGAATATGAACGCATAAATGACATAAAGGCTACAAATGCATCACTAATTATTCCAATTAATTTCCCTAAGCCTTACAATGTTGAAAACACCTTTTTGGCATCCTCGCTTTCATTACAAGATATGAAAGCATGGAACCAAAAACCTACAAATCCAAAAGTACTAGCAGAACATGGCATCCCGTTTACATTGACAACGCATAGCTTAAAATCTCCGGCAGATTTTAAAGCTAATTTGTTAAGTGCTATCAAGCATGGTTTATCTAAAGAAAAAGCGTTAGAAGCCCTAACAACTATTCCAGCTCAACTTTTAGGAAAATCTGATGTTATTGGCTCTCTTAAAAATGGCGCTTATGCTAATTTTTTAATTACTTCCGGAGATATTTTTAATAAGAAAACAACACTCTTTGAAAACTGGGTTCAAGGTCAGCAAAATATTATTAAGGATATGAACACTATAGATATTAGAGGTGATTACCGTTTTTCTTTAGCTGGAAACTCCTTTCAAATGTCTTTAAAAGGTGAATTATCAAAATTAAAATCAGAAATTAAAACGAATACAGATACTTACGGGTCTAAAATATCGTATAACAAAGATTGGGTAAATATATCGTTAAAAACGAAAGACTCAACAAAACAAGAATTTATTAGAATTACTGCACATGTAAACCCTAATAAAGACCTTAAAGGTAAAGCTATTACGCCTGACGGGAGAGCGCTTCCATTTTCAGCAAAATATTCTAAAAAAGAGAGTGATAAGGAGGAGAAAAAGAAGAAAGAAGAAGATAAAAAAGTAGCAAAAATGTTCCCAATAACCTTTCCAAATAATGGTTATGGTTTTGCTGAATTACCAAAAGCTGAAACGCTTTTATTTAAGAACGCCACAGTTTGGACTAACGAAAAAGAAGGGGTTTTAGAAAACACCGACGTATTAATAAAAAATGGAAAAATTTCTAAAATCGGGCAAAACCTTTCAAGTAAAAATGCTAAGCTAATTGATGCAAAAGGTAAACACTTAACTGCGGGTATCATTGATGAACATTCACATATTGCGGCAGCTTCAATAAATGAAAGTGGGCAAAACTCCTCTGCCGAGGTAACTATAGAGGACGTTATTGACGAAACGGATATTAGTATTTACAGGAATTTGGCCGGTGGTGTAACATCCATTCAAATTTTACATGGATCAGCAAATCCTATTGGTGGGCGTTCTGCTATTATTAAATTAAAATGGGGAGAATCGGCAAACAACCTTATTTACAATAACAGTCCAAAATTTATAAAGTTTGCCCTAGGTGAAAACGTTAAACAATCGCGTTCTAACAATGGGGTTCGTTTTCCACAAACACGAATGGGTGTAGAACAAGTTTATATCGATTATTTTACTCGGGCAAAAGAATATGATGCCCTTAAGAAAAGTGGAAAACCATATCGTAAAGACATTGAATTAGAAACTTTAGCAGAAATTTTAAGTAAAGAGCGTTTCATTTCTTGTCACTCTTATGTTCAAAGTGAGATTAATATGCTTATGAAAGTTGCTGAAAATTTCAACTTTAACATCAATACATTTACCCATATCCTTGAAGGCTATAAGGTTGCCGATAAAATGAAAATGCATGGCGTGGGTGGTTCTACATTCAGTGATTGGTGGGCCTATAAATATGAAGTTAACGATGCTATTCCTTACAATGCTTCTATCATGCATAATGAAGGGGTTACTGTGGCCATTAATAGTGACGATGGCGAAATGTCCCGTAGACTAAACCAAGAAGCTGCTAAGTCAGTTAAATATGGTGACGTTAGTGAAGAAGATGCTTTAAAATTCGTAACTCTTAATCCTGCAAAATTATTGCATATTGATAATAGAGTTGGTAGCATTAAGGTTGGTAAAGATGCCGATGTTGTTTTATGGACCGATCACCCACTTTCGATTTATGCTAAAGCAGAAAAAACAATTATTGAAGGTGTTACTTATTTCGATTTAGAAGCCGATAAAAAAATACGTGCTAGAATAAAAGAAGAAAAAAGTGAGCTTATTAATATGATGATGCAAGCCAAAAACAAAGGTTTAAAAACGCAGCCAATAAAAAAGAAAGAGAAAGAATATCTACACTGTGATTCCATTGATAATGAACGTCATTAGTGTTCAGTAAGCAGTGTTAAGTGAGCAGTGTTCAGTTGAGGGTCTTAATTCCATATAATTTAAAAATAAATATTCGTGTATTCGTGGCGAAAAAAATAATCCAGATGAAAAATTTAAAAACAGCGTGTTTACTAATTATAATGTTGTGTGCTTCTATTGTTATTGCACAACAAACACCAGCTCCTAAACAAACAAATGATATCGCTATTATTGGTGCTACTGCTCATATTGGTAATGGAACTATAATTAACAATAGCATTATAGTTATTAAAAATGGAAAAATAGATTTAATTGGTGATGCTGAGGAATCTATAATAGATATGAAAGATTTTGAAACCATTGATGCTAAAGGAAAGCATATTTATCCAGGTTTTATAGTGCCCAATTCAACTTTAGGATTGGTAGAAATTGATGCCGTAAAAGCTTCGGATGATGATGCCGAAATTGGATCGCTAAATCCGCATATAAGAAGTTTAATTGCCTACAATGCTGAATCAAAAGTTATTGAGTCCATGCGGCCAAATGGTGTCTTGTTAGGTCAAATAACTCCAAGAGGTGGACGTCTTTCCGGGACTTCATCTGTAGTACAATTTGATGCGTGGAACTGGGAAGATGCTGTTATAAAAACAGATGAAGGTCTGCACTTAAACTGGCCTAGTAGTTTTTCCAGAGGTCGCCAGTGGTTAGGTGAAGATCCCGGATTGCAACCTAATAAAAATTATAACAAACAGATAAGCCAATTAAAAGATTATTTTAATGAATGTAAAGCTTACAATAATGGTAATAAAACAAAAATACATTTACCATTTGAAGCAACTAAGGGTCTTTTTGATGGCTCCAAAAAATTATATGTGCATGTTAATGACGAAAAAGGTATCACAGATGCTGTAAATTTTACCAATCAGAATGCTATTAAAAACATGGTAATAGTTGGCGGTCGTCAAGCTCATAAAGCAACCGGTGTGCTTAAGAAAAATAATATTCCTGTAGTTTTAAAAAGAGTACACTCTACACCAAGTCATGTTGACGACGACTACGATTTACCATATAAAGCAGCTAAACTATTGGTAGATAACGGTGTTTTAGTAGCTCTGGAAACTAGCGGGCAAATGGAACGTATGAACACCAGAAACCTTCCTTTCTATGCTGGTACTACAGTTGCTCACGGTTTAACAAAAGAACAAGCTTTACAACTTATTACTTTAAATCCGGCAAAAATTTTAGGCATTGATGATCTATATGGAAGTATAGAAAAAGGTAAAAGTGCTACACTGTTTATTAGTGAAGGGGATGCTTTAGATATGCGAACCAATAAACTAACTCATGCCTTTATAGATGGCCGAGAAATAAGTTTAGAAACTCACCAAACTAAACTCTGGAAACGATATTCTGATAAATATAAGAATCAATAATGATAAAAGGTTCTCTATAAAAACCAGAGAACCTTTTTATTTTACAATACAGACATGTATGTTATTCTATTATTTTGGCGCCTTCAGGGCTTTCAAATAAAATATTGTTAGGTTTCTCTTTTGAAAGCTTAATGTTTGTAAAATTCACATCACTACGCTTTTTTGTAGGTACATTGTTTTCATAGTTGTACCATGTTAAGGTTTTTGGTAATAATAACTCTTCTACCGTTTGCCAATTGCTATACTTTATAAATTTAAATTCTTTACTCTTTTCTTTTGAAAAATAAGTCACTGTATAACTTAACCAGGCCATTTGATTGGTCTCAGAATCATAGTATAAAACATATTCGTCTTCTGGAGACTCTCCTACCCCACTTTCATAAGAAATCTTAATACCAGGATATGATTTACCTTCAAATACCAAAGGTTCCACATCTTTATAAATAATGCCATCATCAGCCAATACAAAAGGCATCGCGTAAAAATAGAACATCAAATTATAATAAAACTTGGCATTGCCTTTATAGGCAGTTGTATCTTTAGAATGCAACCAAACATCTTTACCATTAAAACCAATAGTATGTTTTGGCATTTCAATAAGTGACCTTCTACTTTTTAAATCGGTTGTAGTCACTTCATCTCCGTTTGGTTTTGCCATCGTAAACGTTAAAGATTGCATACTGTTCCAGGTATCTAAGCCTCCATGTGCTTTAAATATTTTTGATATGTTTTCCGGATAGACACTTGTGGTAACATCTAAGTTTTTTTCAGAATAGTTTACAGTTTCTTTAGTATTGTTTTTACAGGAAACAAATAAAATGATGATTGCTAAAAAAAGGATATTCTTCATTTTTATATTTTGAATTGATTGATTCTTTTGGTCGGTTGGTAAGATACTACATTACAAAAAAAGCTTCAGATTAAATCTGAAGCTTTGATAGAATAAGACTGAATCTATATTTTATTCAATAATCAATTTTTGCGTCACATCATTTATACCATCATTTACATTCAAAAAATACATACCACTCTTTAAGGAGGATACATTTATTTGTGTTGTGTTTTTTTGTAAAACCCGCTTTGTGTTTAATATCAATTTTCCTTGAATATTATAAACGTTCAAGTTTATTTTATCACTAATATTTTTATCAAACTTTAAATCAACAATGGCTGTTGCTGGGTTGGGTGAAATTGATACATTAGATGATGCATTAAACTTTTTATTATTAAGTGTAGCAATAAATTCTGTATTGAATGTATTAGTTATAACAGCTGGATTAAAATCAAAGTAAATTTCAGCTGTATTTGGAATGATATCTCCAACCTTATAACCTCCTAATGGTTTTATTTTATAATACACATAGCCATGACTGTTAGGTTCATCCATATCCTCGCTTGGTAGATGGATATTATCAAACTTCCAGTTTAATTGATTATTAGTTCTTGTAAATACATTAGTGTGACTTGACGAGACCATTTGAATGGTTGACTTATCTAGTCGAGCATCTAAAGTATTATCTATTGATACGTTTATAGCATCTGCGGTTCCAACGTTTTGAAATCTTACGGTGTAATATAAATATTCATCACTTTTAAAATCATCATAAAGTATTTCTGGACCATGAGATTCTACAATGTCGTTTGGGTCGTAGGAGCCTATAACGGTTTGTACTAATGTAGATGTGTTATTTTCGGAATAATTATCATTAACAACGGTAATATAGGCTGCACTATTGGCAACCTCTTTTCCAAGCTCAATATCTGATGGGATTGTTAACGAAATTTGAATGTCCTCAATACCTCCAGGCCTTAAATTCACAAAATCTAAAGTAAATCCATTAGCATTATTTGTAACTAGATAATTCGGGTTATTACTATTTGCATAATTAAACATAATTAACGAATCTACAATAAATTCTATTTCACCCGAAGAAATGATAGAAGAACCTAAATTTTCTAAAACCAAATAATTTTGGCAAGTAAAACCGGGGCGTGGAGGAGCAGATGTATTTATAAGATATATACCAAGATCCTCACAATTTTCTACTTCTAATACAGGAAAATCAATTTTATAAGTATTACTCGGTGAAACACTTATGTTACTTAAAACGCTTTGGGAATTGTTAAAACAATTTTCCACTTCTTCGAACACTTCATAACTAACTTCATATATATCTGTTTCACTATCAACTACCACAGTTGCCTGACCAGTTGAAGACACAATTTCAGTAATTATTCCATCACCATTCTTTTCATAGCTAAAAACACCTTTTGGATAATATGGTTCATTTGCATCTATGTTTCCATTCCTATTACCATCTAAAAATGACGATAGTTTAAGAAGCCCAACATCACTAGAGCAATTAATATCAATATCGATAGATCGATAGATATCTGGATTTTGATTACATGTATTTAAAGCTGAATAAAACTCGAAAGTAATTGAATTTCCCGTTGATTGAAATACAAGTCCAGCCAAACTATTTAGACGATTAGTTGTGGTATGCGTACCATCTCCATTATAAAGTTCCGTACCATCTGAATCTCTAACTACAATGTAGCCTGAATCGAAACCAAAAGTATCAATTGTACCTTCGTTAATCTCTAATGTCAATGGCGAGCCTTCATTATTAAAAAACGTATAACTAACATCACCTCTAGTTTGACAAAAATTTAAGTTAAAAGTCTCTCCGCAATTAACTTCACATGGCCCTGTGAAATTAAAAAACACACTTGTGTAGCTATAGCAACCTGATTGATTATCATTTACTCTTACAAAAATTTCCTTCATCTCATAAGTAAATTCCATAATTGATGGGTTTTCAATTGCATTAATCTCGGCAAGCATGTCCACAAAACTATTATAATATGAGAAAGTAAGATTACTCATGTCGTTTACCAGTTGTGGTTCATAAGCTGTTAAATCGTAAATACCTATTTCAGTAGGACAATAAATTTGTGTTGGCAAATTATTAATTAGAGGAGGCTCGCTATTATTTATTCTAAGTTCTAATTCCTTTATGGTATAACACTTAAATCCTGATCTCATATAGATAGTTTGAGGATTAGATGTATTTTTATACACCAAAGGCAGAGTATTAGAATTATTTACAGCATCTTCCATAGTGTTGAAAAAGGAAACATAATCACCTGCTTCTTGTTGAATTTTATGACGTATCGATTCTAAATAAAAAGTAGCGATACCATCATAATCCGACTCACATAT from Flavivirga spongiicola encodes:
- a CDS encoding DUF6503 family protein, which codes for MKNILFLAIIILFVSCKNNTKETVNYSEKNLDVTTSVYPENISKIFKAHGGLDTWNSMQSLTFTMAKPNGDEVTTTDLKSRRSLIEMPKHTIGFNGKDVWLHSKDTTAYKGNAKFYYNLMFYFYAMPFVLADDGIIYKDVEPLVFEGKSYPGIKISYESGVGESPEDEYVLYYDSETNQMAWLSYTVTYFSKEKSKEFKFIKYSNWQTVEELLLPKTLTWYNYENNVPTKKRSDVNFTNIKLSKEKPNNILFESPEGAKIIE
- a CDS encoding amidohydrolase family protein codes for the protein MKNLKTACLLIIMLCASIVIAQQTPAPKQTNDIAIIGATAHIGNGTIINNSIIVIKNGKIDLIGDAEESIIDMKDFETIDAKGKHIYPGFIVPNSTLGLVEIDAVKASDDDAEIGSLNPHIRSLIAYNAESKVIESMRPNGVLLGQITPRGGRLSGTSSVVQFDAWNWEDAVIKTDEGLHLNWPSSFSRGRQWLGEDPGLQPNKNYNKQISQLKDYFNECKAYNNGNKTKIHLPFEATKGLFDGSKKLYVHVNDEKGITDAVNFTNQNAIKNMVIVGGRQAHKATGVLKKNNIPVVLKRVHSTPSHVDDDYDLPYKAAKLLVDNGVLVALETSGQMERMNTRNLPFYAGTTVAHGLTKEQALQLITLNPAKILGIDDLYGSIEKGKSATLFISEGDALDMRTNKLTHAFIDGREISLETHQTKLWKRYSDKYKNQ
- a CDS encoding amidohydrolase family protein, producing the protein MNKMYLAILAFLCSISFFAQDYFPKNSGVSTNNTNYTALTNAKIFITPTQVIENGTLLIKDGKVLSTGTSVVIPKNTNIIDVSGKSIYPSFIDIYSDFGVKKPQPAPRSQTPQYEASRTGYYWNDHIMPENKTISKFNYDSKKANELIKAGFGVVNTHIHDGIVRGSGTLVALNNHSGNETRVIAEKSGQYLSGRKSVTSRQVYPTSPMGALALLRQMYLDADWYAQGHSKTKDLSLEALNNNKDLVQIIEAGSRANVLRADKIGDENGIQYVILGGGDEYERINDIKATNASLIIPINFPKPYNVENTFLASSLSLQDMKAWNQKPTNPKVLAEHGIPFTLTTHSLKSPADFKANLLSAIKHGLSKEKALEALTTIPAQLLGKSDVIGSLKNGAYANFLITSGDIFNKKTTLFENWVQGQQNIIKDMNTIDIRGDYRFSLAGNSFQMSLKGELSKLKSEIKTNTDTYGSKISYNKDWVNISLKTKDSTKQEFIRITAHVNPNKDLKGKAITPDGRALPFSAKYSKKESDKEEKKKKEEDKKVAKMFPITFPNNGYGFAELPKAETLLFKNATVWTNEKEGVLENTDVLIKNGKISKIGQNLSSKNAKLIDAKGKHLTAGIIDEHSHIAAASINESGQNSSAEVTIEDVIDETDISIYRNLAGGVTSIQILHGSANPIGGRSAIIKLKWGESANNLIYNNSPKFIKFALGENVKQSRSNNGVRFPQTRMGVEQVYIDYFTRAKEYDALKKSGKPYRKDIELETLAEILSKERFISCHSYVQSEINMLMKVAENFNFNINTFTHILEGYKVADKMKMHGVGGSTFSDWWAYKYEVNDAIPYNASIMHNEGVTVAINSDDGEMSRRLNQEAAKSVKYGDVSEEDALKFVTLNPAKLLHIDNRVGSIKVGKDADVVLWTDHPLSIYAKAEKTIIEGVTYFDLEADKKIRARIKEEKSELINMMMQAKNKGLKTQPIKKKEKEYLHCDSIDNERH
- a CDS encoding T9SS type A sorting domain-containing protein yields the protein MKHLLLLFFTLIFSFKFYAQCESPILFDTEIIKCDDDIADGITSFSKNDISYYSPDSMHRTLSDANQGINALPPNFLNLDPYYDRVYARLEHSDCYETATVYLEVKQFPVFEDEVYEICESDYDGIATFYLESIRHKIQQEAGDYVSFFNTMEDAVNNSNTLPLVYKNTSNPQTIYMRSGFKCYTIKELELRINNSEPPLINNLPTQIYCPTEIGIYDLTAYEPQLVNDMSNLTFSYYNSFVDMLAEINAIENPSIMEFTYEMKEIFVRVNDNQSGCYSYTSVFFNFTGPCEVNCGETFNLNFCQTRGDVSYTFFNNEGSPLTLEINEGTIDTFGFDSGYIVVRDSDGTELYNGDGTHTTTNRLNSLAGLVFQSTGNSITFEFYSALNTCNQNPDIYRSIDIDINCSSDVGLLKLSSFLDGNRNGNIDANEPYYPKGVFSYEKNGDGIITEIVSSTGQATVVVDSETDIYEVSYEVFEEVENCFNNSQSVLSNISVSPSNTYKIDFPVLEVENCEDLGIYLINTSAPPRPGFTCQNYLVLENLGSSIISSGEIEFIVDSLIMFNYANSNNPNYLVTNNANGFTLDFVNLRPGGIEDIQISLTIPSDIELGKEVANSAAYITVVNDNYSENNTSTLVQTVIGSYDPNDIVESHGPEILYDDFKSDEYLYYTVRFQNVGTADAINVSIDNTLDARLDKSTIQMVSSSHTNVFTRTNNQLNWKFDNIHLPSEDMDEPNSHGYVYYKIKPLGGYKVGDIIPNTAEIYFDFNPAVITNTFNTEFIATLNNKKFNASSNVSISPNPATAIVDLKFDKNISDKINLNVYNIQGKLILNTKRVLQKNTTQINVSSLKSGMYFLNVNDGINDVTQKLIIE